From a single Bacteroidia bacterium genomic region:
- a CDS encoding glycoside hydrolase family 95 protein codes for MKNLLLSAFLAIVVFACQTPEPPHHLYLRYNKPAEKWTEALPIGNGSLGAMIYGNPLKEHIQFNHETLWTGEPRSYAHDSAFAYLGELRELLYKGKQAEAHELAMAHFMGEPVRQKAYQPFGDIFIEFPGHERYTVYRRELNLRKAISTVSYQVGDTTFSREYFASFPAKVLVGKFSSDKKAAISFRLNMDSPHENHSLATTDDGMILTVNVTDGVLTGTARLALHISGGNVRSDEGGWNISGADEVVMKLSTATSYVRYDDVSGDPGAITEEIINQTRKQKYASLLKQHINDYQHLFNRFDISFGENDRVNLPTEERLNQFWQKPEDPQLLALYVQYSRYLMIASSRSGTQPANLQGIWNDQIKPPWDSKWTTNINTEMNFWPAEVTGLADCHESLFKLIEECAGTGKVVAQKHYQARGWVLHHNTDIWRGTAPINHANHGIWVTGGAWLCQHLWEHYAFGQDEDFLRKAYPLMKGAAQFFVDYLTEDPTTGFLVSGPSNSPENGGLVMGPSMDHQIIRTLFRNCVEASAILGEETAFADTLSSLIPKIAPSQIGKHGQLQEWMADIDDTENHHRHVSHLWAVHPGSEINWRDTPKLLDAARQSLIFRGDDGTGWSLAWKINFWARFLDGEHAYRMITMLLGPAENELRYTRGGSYPNLFDAHPPFQIDGNFGAAAGITEMILQSHLGELHLLPALPKALSSGAVSGIRARGGYTLDMTWENGEVTALTIHSRTNTTCKIRYQDKLTELPVKAGKSYVMGKDFGI; via the coding sequence ATGAAAAACCTGCTCTTATCCGCCTTCCTGGCAATCGTTGTTTTTGCCTGCCAGACACCCGAACCGCCCCACCACCTCTATCTCCGCTATAATAAACCTGCGGAAAAGTGGACGGAAGCTCTCCCCATTGGCAATGGCTCACTTGGCGCCATGATTTACGGCAATCCTCTTAAAGAACATATTCAGTTTAACCACGAAACGCTCTGGACAGGCGAACCCCGTAGTTATGCCCACGACAGTGCATTTGCTTACCTCGGGGAGTTGCGCGAACTCCTGTACAAAGGGAAACAGGCAGAAGCCCACGAACTGGCTATGGCACATTTTATGGGTGAGCCCGTCAGGCAAAAAGCCTACCAGCCATTTGGCGATATTTTTATAGAATTTCCGGGGCACGAAAGGTACACGGTTTATCGGCGGGAGTTGAACCTGCGCAAAGCGATTTCAACGGTTTCTTATCAGGTGGGAGATACCACTTTTTCGCGGGAATACTTTGCTTCATTTCCGGCAAAAGTGCTGGTGGGGAAATTTTCTTCAGACAAAAAAGCTGCCATCAGTTTCCGCCTGAATATGGATTCGCCCCATGAAAACCACAGCCTGGCGACGACAGATGACGGGATGATTTTAACTGTGAATGTGACTGATGGCGTACTTACCGGGACTGCCCGTCTGGCGCTCCATATTTCGGGTGGAAATGTACGGTCTGACGAAGGCGGGTGGAATATTTCAGGTGCAGATGAAGTGGTGATGAAGCTATCCACAGCCACTTCCTATGTTCGATACGACGATGTTTCGGGTGATCCGGGCGCAATCACTGAAGAAATCATCAATCAGACACGTAAGCAGAAATATGCATCCTTATTAAAACAGCATATCAATGATTATCAGCACCTTTTCAACCGCTTTGATATCAGTTTTGGGGAAAATGACCGAGTAAATCTCCCCACAGAAGAGCGTCTCAACCAATTCTGGCAGAAGCCCGAAGATCCACAGTTGCTGGCTCTTTATGTTCAATATTCCCGCTATCTGATGATTGCTTCGAGCCGGAGCGGTACACAACCCGCAAATCTTCAGGGAATATGGAATGACCAGATCAAACCGCCATGGGACAGCAAGTGGACAACCAATATCAATACCGAGATGAACTTCTGGCCGGCAGAAGTAACCGGTCTGGCCGATTGCCATGAATCGCTGTTTAAGCTTATCGAAGAATGTGCCGGGACAGGGAAAGTCGTCGCACAAAAACACTACCAGGCCCGTGGATGGGTGCTGCATCACAATACCGATATATGGCGGGGAACAGCCCCGATTAATCACGCCAACCACGGCATATGGGTGACAGGTGGGGCGTGGTTGTGTCAGCATTTGTGGGAACATTATGCTTTTGGTCAGGACGAAGATTTTCTCCGGAAAGCCTATCCGTTGATGAAAGGCGCTGCACAGTTTTTTGTGGACTATCTCACCGAAGACCCGACGACCGGGTTTCTCGTCAGCGGCCCCTCCAATTCTCCCGAAAATGGCGGACTGGTCATGGGCCCATCCATGGATCACCAGATCATCCGCACCCTTTTTCGCAATTGTGTGGAGGCTTCGGCTATTTTGGGAGAAGAAACCGCATTTGCCGATACACTCAGCAGCCTGATCCCTAAAATCGCGCCCAGCCAGATCGGCAAACACGGGCAGTTGCAGGAGTGGATGGCAGATATCGACGATACGGAAAATCACCACCGCCATGTTTCACATCTGTGGGCGGTGCATCCCGGCAGCGAAATCAACTGGCGCGATACGCCCAAACTGCTCGACGCCGCGAGGCAATCGCTGATATTCAGAGGCGATGATGGCACGGGCTGGAGTCTGGCGTGGAAAATCAACTTTTGGGCACGGTTTCTCGATGGCGAACACGCCTACCGCATGATCACCATGTTGCTGGGCCCGGCAGAAAACGAACTCCGCTACACACGCGGCGGCTCATATCCCAACCTGTTTGATGCACATCCCCCGTTTCAGATCGACGGAAATTTTGGAGCGGCGGCAGGGATTACGGAGATGATTTTACAGTCGCACCTGGGCGAGTTGCACCTTCTTCCCGCATTGCCCAAAGCCCTGAGCAGCGGAGCGGTCAGCGGCATTCGCGCCAGAGGCGGATACACCCTCGACATGACATGGGAAAACGGAGAAGTTACCGCCCTGACGATCCATTCCCGAACCAACACCACCTGCAAGATCCGCTATCAGGACAAACTCACAGAGTTACCAGTAAAGGCTGGAAAAAGTTATGTGATGGGGAAGGATTTTGGGATTTAG
- a CDS encoding DMT family protein, translated as MVKGFYTIMLLILSNSFMTLAWYGHLKFAEMKWFSKLGIVAIVLISWGIALFEYCFQVPANRIGYQNHGGPFSLVELKVIQEVITLVVFVIFSLLFFKNETLKTNHLIGFVFLVLAVYFIFRK; from the coding sequence ATGGTCAAAGGATTTTATACCATCATGCTACTGATTTTATCCAACAGCTTTATGACTCTGGCGTGGTACGGCCATCTCAAATTTGCGGAGATGAAGTGGTTCAGCAAACTGGGCATTGTCGCTATTGTGCTGATCAGTTGGGGAATCGCTTTGTTTGAATATTGTTTTCAGGTTCCGGCAAACCGGATCGGGTATCAGAACCACGGAGGACCTTTTTCGCTGGTCGAACTGAAAGTCATTCAGGAAGTGATTACACTGGTGGTGTTTGTGATTTTTTCGCTGCTGTTTTTCAAAAATGAAACATTGAAAACCAATCATCTGATCGGATTTGTCTTTCTGGTACTGGCGGTATATTTTATTTTCAGGAAATAG
- a CDS encoding zinc-binding alcohol dehydrogenase family protein: MKTIILNKPGDFSLIQTELDPTLAAGETLLKIHRVGICGTDLHAFAGNQPFFSYPRILGHELGVEVVSVAPDVQNVKPGDRCSVEPYRNTTSDQAVRRGKTNCGENLSVLGVHEDGGMREFIRFPAKYLHKSAILSYDQLALVETLGIGCHAVNRARVGKDDLVLVIGAGPIGLGTIQFAKAAGAQVVVMDMNNDRLDFCSAQMGVSGTVNPSEGDAEKLIRSQFGGDLPTVVFDATGNRHSMAKAIEYVAFGGIVVFIGLYIGDYTFHDPYFHRKEITLMASRNSQSHEFVQIIDMIERGQINTAPWITHRADMTEMIGVFPDWTNPQNKVIKAVLEVC; encoded by the coding sequence ATGAAAACCATCATTCTCAACAAACCTGGCGACTTTTCGCTAATACAGACAGAGCTGGACCCTACCCTCGCCGCTGGCGAGACGCTGCTGAAAATCCACCGCGTAGGTATCTGCGGCACAGACCTTCACGCTTTTGCGGGCAACCAGCCTTTTTTCTCCTACCCCCGTATTCTTGGCCACGAACTCGGTGTCGAGGTAGTCTCGGTCGCGCCTGACGTACAAAATGTAAAACCCGGAGATCGCTGCTCCGTCGAACCCTACCGGAATACTACGTCAGACCAGGCAGTGCGCAGAGGAAAAACCAACTGCGGGGAAAACCTTTCAGTACTGGGTGTTCACGAAGACGGCGGTATGCGGGAGTTTATTCGTTTTCCGGCAAAATATCTTCACAAGTCTGCCATTCTTTCCTATGATCAACTTGCGCTTGTCGAAACACTTGGCATCGGTTGTCATGCAGTCAACCGCGCCCGGGTGGGGAAAGACGACCTGGTTCTCGTCATCGGCGCAGGCCCCATCGGGTTGGGAACGATCCAGTTTGCCAAAGCTGCCGGCGCACAGGTTGTGGTCATGGATATGAATAACGACCGGCTGGATTTCTGCTCCGCGCAGATGGGCGTTTCGGGCACAGTCAACCCCTCGGAAGGCGATGCCGAAAAGCTGATTCGCAGTCAGTTTGGCGGCGATTTGCCTACGGTTGTGTTTGACGCTACGGGCAACCGGCATTCGATGGCGAAGGCGATAGAGTATGTGGCTTTTGGGGGAATCGTAGTGTTTATCGGGCTTTATATTGGCGACTATACTTTCCACGACCCCTATTTCCACCGCAAGGAAATCACCCTTATGGCCAGCCGCAACAGCCAGAGCCATGAGTTTGTACAGATTATAGACATGATCGAAAGGGGGCAGATCAATACCGCTCCGTGGATTACCCACAGGGCAGATATGACCGAAATGATCGGCGTATTTCCCGACTGGACCAATCCCCAAAATAAAGTCATCAAAGCTGTGCTGGAGGTTTGCTAA
- a CDS encoding L-rhamnose mutarotase, whose protein sequence is MKRYCKTLSLRPDDNLIQAYKSAHAPGKVWPEITEGMRQVGILDMEIYLLGHQLFMIMETVDEFEHDKAMTRLGTLPRQSEWEAHMAQFQNTTEEASADEKWQIMERIFKMDK, encoded by the coding sequence ATGAAAAGATATTGCAAAACACTCAGCCTCAGACCCGACGACAATCTGATACAGGCTTATAAATCTGCGCATGCACCAGGGAAAGTATGGCCCGAAATCACAGAAGGCATGCGCCAGGTCGGAATTCTCGATATGGAAATCTATCTGTTAGGGCATCAGCTTTTTATGATTATGGAGACCGTGGACGAGTTTGAACACGACAAAGCAATGACCAGGCTTGGGACTTTACCGCGACAATCGGAATGGGAGGCGCATATGGCGCAGTTTCAAAATACCACAGAAGAAGCGTCGGCAGATGAAAAGTGGCAAATAATGGAACGAATCTTCAAGATGGACAAGTAA
- a CDS encoding DUF1553 domain-containing protein, with amino-acid sequence MSRKNITYLSIGIVLLAALAINVLLFGKKKVDFNTEIRPILNGKCMRCHGGVRQQGELSLLFRAEALKAGKSGNPAIVPGSPEKSEILKRIRHHDPEERMPLDMEPLTEVEIDRITQWIKEGAEWEDHWAYVAPKQPKIPSVSQKSWIKNPVDRFVLARLEKEGLKPASEADKAVLLRRVSLDLTGLPPTLEELEDFEKDHSPQAYEKVVDRLLASEHFGERWAAMWLDLARYADSQGYEKDPYRNIWKYRDWVIRAINENMPFDQFTREQLAGDLLPNPSEDQLIATAFHRNTMNNTEGGTEDQEYRIAAVIDRVNTTWTVWQGTTMECVQCHSHPYDPFRQEDYYRFMAFFNNAQDADLDAEFPVLETFSPENDSAVREVIGWINEKYAQGAIDTSLDLVSQIKTAIRPRMLPWDCDDFNDVEINSDKSADNWARLPKNIPGKIFFLKYENIDLTDLQSFSFRYTCNGDKGRMEVRMDEPDGPLVAGMNLKPTPKGREETTIPRTAGEGVHDIYVHLVNTHAEQSDPDGLLRVFEMRMNYEGVSPPDPELIAWQDSLLRLRRKAVQTPVIKSRTKGNLRNTHVFTRGNWLVPADEVSAAVPGSLPQLSPEVVASRLAVADWLVSPENPLTARVAVNRYWEQLFGRGIVETPEDFGTQGIPPSHPELLDWLALHFSGELNWNVKELIKTIAMSATYRQSAKASDKVLAFDPQNRLWGRGPRIRLSAEQTRDQALAVSGLLSRKMYGPSVMPDQPEGIWQVVYSGEKWVTSEGEDKYRRAIYTHWRRTSPYPSMVTFDTPSREFCVSRRISTNTPLQALVMLNDPVYLEAAAALAQRMREKSADPESQIREGYRMALLREPNTLAVNALMTLYAEASKQERSSEKNTASSVLKVSDMPENNKDLAALTVVANAILNLDSFIMKE; translated from the coding sequence ATGAGCCGAAAAAATATTACCTATCTCTCCATCGGGATTGTGCTGTTGGCAGCTCTGGCTATTAATGTTCTCCTTTTCGGGAAAAAGAAGGTCGATTTTAATACAGAAATACGCCCGATTCTCAACGGTAAATGTATGCGCTGCCACGGCGGAGTAAGGCAGCAGGGAGAATTAAGCCTGCTTTTTCGCGCTGAAGCATTGAAAGCCGGAAAGTCTGGCAACCCGGCGATTGTACCTGGCTCTCCCGAAAAAAGCGAAATCCTCAAACGCATCCGCCACCACGATCCGGAGGAGCGTATGCCGCTCGACATGGAGCCGCTGACTGAGGTAGAAATTGACCGCATCACCCAATGGATTAAAGAAGGCGCAGAATGGGAAGATCATTGGGCATATGTAGCGCCCAAACAGCCAAAAATCCCCTCCGTAAGCCAGAAAAGCTGGATAAAAAACCCCGTGGATCGGTTTGTGCTCGCGCGTTTGGAAAAAGAAGGACTGAAACCGGCAAGCGAAGCTGATAAAGCGGTGCTGCTCCGCCGTGTCAGCCTGGATCTGACAGGGCTTCCGCCTACACTGGAAGAACTGGAGGATTTTGAAAAAGACCATTCCCCCCAAGCCTACGAAAAAGTAGTAGACCGACTCCTGGCTTCTGAACATTTTGGCGAACGATGGGCCGCCATGTGGCTCGACCTCGCCCGGTATGCAGACTCTCAGGGATACGAAAAAGATCCTTACCGCAATATCTGGAAATACCGGGACTGGGTGATTCGTGCAATAAATGAAAATATGCCTTTTGACCAATTTACCCGCGAACAACTGGCAGGAGATTTATTGCCCAACCCCTCGGAAGACCAGCTGATTGCCACGGCTTTCCACCGCAATACCATGAACAATACCGAAGGAGGAACCGAAGACCAGGAGTACCGCATCGCCGCGGTCATTGACCGGGTGAATACCACTTGGACCGTCTGGCAGGGTACCACCATGGAATGTGTACAGTGTCACAGCCATCCCTACGATCCTTTCCGCCAGGAGGATTATTACCGGTTTATGGCCTTTTTTAATAATGCACAGGATGCTGACCTGGACGCCGAGTTTCCGGTCCTTGAGACTTTTTCTCCTGAAAATGACTCTGCCGTAAGAGAGGTGATCGGGTGGATAAATGAAAAATACGCACAGGGCGCCATCGATACTTCTCTCGATCTGGTATCTCAGATTAAAACGGCCATTCGACCCCGAATGCTTCCATGGGACTGCGATGATTTCAACGATGTAGAAATCAACTCAGACAAATCCGCAGATAACTGGGCGCGTTTGCCCAAAAATATTCCTGGAAAAATATTCTTCCTGAAGTATGAGAATATTGACCTGACTGATCTTCAAAGTTTTTCTTTCCGCTACACCTGCAACGGAGATAAAGGCCGGATGGAAGTGCGCATGGACGAACCTGACGGCCCGCTGGTTGCCGGCATGAATCTCAAACCTACCCCCAAAGGCCGTGAAGAAACGACAATTCCGCGTACTGCCGGAGAAGGTGTCCACGATATTTATGTTCATCTTGTCAATACTCATGCCGAGCAGAGCGATCCCGACGGGCTGCTGCGGGTCTTTGAGATGAGGATGAATTATGAGGGCGTTTCACCACCTGATCCGGAACTGATCGCCTGGCAGGATAGCTTACTGAGGCTTCGGCGAAAAGCGGTACAGACACCTGTGATTAAGTCCCGCACAAAAGGTAACCTCCGGAATACGCATGTATTTACCCGGGGCAACTGGCTGGTCCCGGCAGATGAGGTTTCGGCAGCTGTGCCGGGTTCTCTCCCACAGTTGTCGCCGGAGGTTGTTGCCAGCCGACTGGCTGTAGCTGACTGGCTTGTAAGCCCCGAAAACCCGCTTACCGCAAGGGTAGCGGTCAACCGGTACTGGGAGCAGTTGTTTGGAAGGGGCATTGTCGAAACACCGGAAGACTTTGGTACACAAGGCATTCCCCCTTCCCACCCTGAACTGCTCGACTGGCTGGCACTGCACTTTTCAGGCGAACTGAACTGGAATGTTAAAGAGTTGATAAAAACGATCGCAATGTCTGCGACCTATCGGCAAAGCGCAAAAGCCAGCGATAAAGTATTGGCATTTGATCCGCAGAACCGACTTTGGGGGCGGGGACCCAGAATCAGGCTTTCTGCCGAGCAGACCCGCGACCAGGCATTGGCAGTAAGCGGTTTGCTGAGTCGTAAAATGTATGGTCCATCTGTCATGCCCGACCAACCCGAGGGAATCTGGCAAGTGGTCTATAGTGGGGAAAAATGGGTAACGAGTGAGGGCGAAGACAAATACCGAAGGGCGATTTATACCCATTGGCGGCGCACTAGTCCCTATCCGTCCATGGTTACGTTTGATACACCCAGCAGAGAATTTTGCGTTTCCCGAAGGATCAGTACCAATACGCCGCTACAGGCGCTGGTAATGCTGAATGACCCGGTATATTTGGAAGCGGCGGCAGCACTTGCCCAGAGAATGCGTGAAAAATCCGCTGATCCGGAATCGCAGATCAGGGAAGGGTACCGCATGGCTCTTCTGCGCGAACCCAATACCCTAGCGGTAAATGCACTGATGACGCTTTATGCAGAAGCCAGCAAGCAGGAAAGAAGTTCGGAAAAAAATACCGCCAGTTCTGTTTTAAAAGTTTCGGATATGCCGGAAAATAATAAAGATCTGGCAGCGCTGACCGTAGTCGCCAATGCCATTCTGAATCTGGATAGTTTTATCATGAAAGAATAA
- a CDS encoding DUF1501 domain-containing protein has translation MDLQQEYEYRHLEWQTRRHFLKTCTLGMGAMALGSLLGGCGSDVEKAVAALSRDMTNPMMPQISHFAGKAKRVIYMHMAGSPSQLELFDYKPLLQKYDGKDCPQELLEGKTFAFIQGVPKMLGPQAAFAQHGQSGAWVSERLPHFSGVVDDVAFLKAMHTDQFNHAPAQLLLQTGSARLGRPSMGSWVTYGLGTENQDLPGFVVLVSGGKVPSAGKSVWGSGFLPTVYQGVQCRSEGDPVLYLSDPEGMSRDLRKKSIEAINQINKSQYDEFHDPEILTRISQYEMAFNMQVSVPEVMDISKEPAYIHEMYGTKPGQAAFANNCLLARRLVEQGVRFVQLYHWGWDTHGNVEHDSLHHGFVERCKDVDQPMTALINDLKQRGLLDETLIIWGGEFGRTPMWENRGGKVAPFKGRDHHNEAFTMWMAGGGVKPGITYGETDDIGYYGVKDKVHVHDLQATILHLLGMDHEKLTYHYQGRDFRLTDVAGKLMRDLVG, from the coding sequence ATGGATCTCCAACAGGAATATGAATATCGCCATCTCGAATGGCAGACCCGCCGCCATTTTCTCAAAACCTGTACACTGGGTATGGGAGCGATGGCATTGGGCAGTTTACTGGGGGGTTGTGGTTCTGACGTGGAAAAAGCAGTCGCTGCACTTTCCCGGGACATGACCAATCCGATGATGCCGCAAATCAGCCATTTTGCCGGTAAAGCCAAAAGGGTGATCTATATGCATATGGCGGGTTCTCCTTCTCAATTGGAATTGTTTGATTACAAACCGCTTTTGCAGAAATATGACGGCAAAGACTGTCCGCAGGAATTGCTGGAAGGCAAAACCTTTGCCTTTATTCAGGGCGTGCCCAAAATGCTGGGGCCACAGGCTGCTTTTGCCCAACACGGGCAATCAGGCGCATGGGTTTCTGAGCGGTTACCGCATTTTTCAGGGGTAGTAGATGATGTCGCTTTTTTGAAGGCTATGCATACAGATCAGTTTAACCATGCTCCCGCGCAGTTGCTCCTGCAGACTGGCAGTGCACGTCTGGGAAGGCCAAGCATGGGATCCTGGGTAACGTATGGCCTCGGCACCGAAAATCAGGATCTCCCGGGTTTTGTCGTTCTGGTCTCAGGCGGGAAAGTTCCCAGTGCAGGCAAAAGCGTATGGGGCAGTGGGTTTTTGCCCACAGTCTATCAGGGGGTGCAGTGCCGGTCGGAAGGTGACCCGGTTTTGTACCTGTCTGATCCCGAAGGGATGTCGCGCGACCTGCGAAAGAAATCTATTGAGGCTATTAACCAGATCAACAAAAGCCAGTATGATGAATTTCATGACCCGGAAATTCTGACGCGGATATCTCAATACGAAATGGCTTTTAATATGCAGGTTTCGGTTCCGGAGGTCATGGATATTTCCAAAGAACCTGCCTACATCCACGAAATGTATGGAACCAAGCCCGGGCAGGCTGCATTCGCCAATAATTGTCTGCTGGCGCGAAGACTGGTCGAGCAAGGAGTACGGTTTGTGCAGCTTTATCACTGGGGTTGGGATACTCATGGCAATGTCGAACACGACTCTCTGCATCACGGGTTTGTAGAGCGATGCAAAGACGTGGACCAGCCCATGACTGCATTGATCAATGACCTTAAGCAGCGCGGCTTACTGGATGAAACGCTCATTATCTGGGGGGGAGAATTTGGCCGTACGCCGATGTGGGAAAACCGTGGCGGAAAAGTAGCGCCATTTAAAGGGCGCGACCACCACAATGAAGCATTTACGATGTGGATGGCGGGAGGCGGTGTGAAACCGGGCATAACATACGGAGAAACCGATGATATTGGTTATTACGGCGTCAAAGACAAGGTGCATGTCCACGATCTGCAGGCCACGATCCTTCACCTGCTGGGTATGGATCACGAAAAGCTGACCTATCACTATCAGGGAAGAGATTTTCGGCTTACAGATGTTGCGGGCAAGCTGATGCGGGACCTGGTAGGATAA
- the recG gene encoding ATP-dependent DNA helicase RecG, with translation MYNVWEKDITYLKRVGPQRAATLAKECNIRTYGDMVLYYPRKYVDRTRISRINEITGEESFVTLVGKITRSEVVKTRNGRGLMTAAFTDGSGFLELNWFQGIKWAQKTIKIGEEITIFGRPSLFGSKLQISHPEIDYMKDEEGTKNVLKIIPFYPSGEKLSRMGMDSRGIRTIMGKLLEEAHEHIAENLSVDIIRRYGLISHKEAVMNIHFPESWEKLEMAQWRLKFEEFFFFQLMLAGRRKDAKTHNLGNPFTQIGNYFNDFFQNHMPFELTDAQKRVLKEIRRDLAQPVQMNRLIQGDVGSGKTMVAFMTMLMAKDNGFQSAIMAPTAILAEQHFKKISQMAELAGMKTTLLVGGQKKKERDEALVGLASGETDIAIGTHALIEDPVVFHRLGLVVVDEQHKFGVMQRARLWQKANPFPHNMLMTATPIPRTLAMTLYGDVDVSIIDELPPGRQPIKTMVFGESKRLEVFGFIRRELEAGRQAYVVYPLVEESEKVDLLAAEKGHELLERHFSGFRVGIVHGRMTPDAKEFEMARFVKKETHILVSTTVIEVGVDVPNATLMLIENAERFGLSQLHQLRGRVGRGAFQSYCVLMAGYKLSADGKKRLAAMRDTNDGFKISEIDLELRGPGDFLGTRQSGLPEFFLANVVEDQDILKIAREAAFALADIDPELSSENNRMVREAYRNYLRNLDAAGTIA, from the coding sequence ATGTATAATGTCTGGGAAAAAGATATTACCTACCTGAAAAGGGTCGGCCCGCAAAGAGCCGCAACACTTGCCAAAGAATGCAATATCCGCACTTATGGCGATATGGTCCTGTATTACCCCCGCAAATATGTGGACCGTACACGCATTAGCCGTATCAATGAGATCACCGGAGAAGAATCATTTGTCACGCTAGTTGGTAAGATCACCCGGTCAGAAGTGGTGAAAACCCGCAACGGCAGGGGACTTATGACTGCTGCCTTTACAGATGGAAGCGGGTTTCTTGAGCTTAACTGGTTTCAGGGAATAAAATGGGCACAAAAGACCATTAAAATCGGAGAAGAGATTACCATATTTGGACGGCCGTCCCTCTTTGGCAGCAAACTGCAGATTTCTCACCCTGAGATTGATTATATGAAGGATGAGGAGGGGACAAAAAATGTTCTCAAAATCATTCCTTTTTACCCTTCCGGCGAAAAACTCTCCCGTATGGGAATGGACTCCCGCGGAATCCGTACCATCATGGGAAAATTACTGGAAGAGGCCCATGAGCATATTGCCGAAAACCTGAGCGTTGATATTATCCGCCGCTACGGCCTGATCTCTCACAAGGAGGCTGTCATGAATATTCACTTTCCTGAAAGCTGGGAAAAACTCGAAATGGCGCAATGGAGACTGAAGTTTGAAGAATTTTTTTTCTTCCAGCTTATGCTTGCCGGGCGGCGAAAAGATGCCAAAACGCACAACCTGGGGAATCCTTTTACGCAGATCGGAAATTATTTCAACGATTTTTTCCAAAACCACATGCCCTTTGAGCTTACCGATGCGCAAAAGCGTGTGCTGAAGGAAATTCGCCGCGATTTGGCGCAACCTGTGCAAATGAACCGGCTCATCCAGGGAGATGTCGGTAGCGGAAAGACCATGGTCGCTTTTATGACCATGCTGATGGCCAAAGACAATGGTTTCCAGTCCGCGATCATGGCACCTACGGCAATTCTTGCCGAACAGCATTTTAAAAAAATCTCCCAAATGGCCGAACTTGCCGGGATGAAAACAACTCTGCTTGTAGGCGGCCAAAAGAAGAAAGAGCGGGACGAAGCATTAGTCGGTCTGGCCAGCGGGGAAACGGATATTGCCATTGGAACCCATGCGCTGATCGAAGACCCTGTCGTCTTTCACAGGCTGGGATTGGTGGTGGTGGACGAACAGCACAAATTTGGCGTCATGCAAAGGGCCCGGCTCTGGCAGAAAGCCAATCCTTTCCCTCACAATATGCTCATGACAGCTACGCCTATTCCCCGCACGCTGGCCATGACGCTCTATGGCGATGTGGATGTGTCGATTATTGACGAATTGCCTCCCGGCCGGCAACCGATCAAAACCATGGTTTTTGGTGAGTCAAAAAGACTGGAGGTTTTTGGTTTTATTCGCCGCGAACTGGAAGCCGGGCGACAGGCGTATGTCGTATATCCGCTGGTGGAGGAGTCTGAAAAGGTAGATTTGCTGGCCGCAGAAAAAGGGCATGAACTGCTGGAAAGGCATTTTTCCGGTTTCAGAGTAGGAATCGTACATGGGCGAATGACTCCCGACGCCAAAGAGTTTGAGATGGCGCGGTTTGTCAAAAAAGAAACTCATATTCTGGTTTCCACGACGGTGATAGAAGTCGGGGTAGATGTACCCAATGCAACGTTGATGCTGATTGAAAATGCAGAGCGGTTTGGTTTGTCTCAACTTCATCAGCTGCGCGGAAGGGTAGGGCGTGGTGCTTTTCAGTCGTATTGTGTGCTGATGGCAGGATATAAACTTTCCGCAGACGGCAAAAAACGTCTGGCAGCGATGCGCGATACAAACGACGGCTTTAAAATTTCGGAAATTGATCTGGAACTGCGCGGGCCGGGAGATTTTCTGGGCACACGCCAGAGCGGGCTACCGGAATTTTTTCTCGCAAACGTGGTCGAAGACCAGGACATCCTCAAAATTGCCCGTGAAGCAGCTTTTGCTTTAGCAGATATTGACCCGGAGTTGTCTTCCGAAAATAACCGGATGGTCAGGGAAGCTTATCGCAACTACCTCCGCAATCTGGATGCAGCAGGGACAATTGCCTGA